One Diospyros lotus cultivar Yz01 chromosome 1, ASM1463336v1, whole genome shotgun sequence genomic window carries:
- the LOC127803938 gene encoding uncharacterized protein LOC127803938 — protein MTTVSFPMIIRRLFFHSPFPLRRFLSHHHTSPRRHSPFALFVSHCCPLSSVSPRSIHSLKVLAMAEQSQKPTTSQTHHEHTNRLAAEHSPYLLQHAHNPVNWYPWGEEAFEEARKRDVPIFLSIGYSTCHWCHVMEVESFENEEVAKLLNDWFVSIKVDREERPDVDKVYMTYVQALYGGGGWPLSVFLSPDLKPLMGGTYFPPDDKYGRPGFKTVLRKVKEAWDNKRDVLVRSGAFAIEQLSEAMSASAISSKLPDGIPHDALELCAEHLSGTYDSKYGGFGSAPKFPRPVEVQLMLYWSKKLEESGKLGKAKETLEMVLFSLQCMARGGIHDHVGGGFHRYSVDECWHVPHFEKMLYDQGQLVNVYLDAFSITKDVDYACMSRDILDYLRRDMIGPNGEIFSAEDADSAESEGAARKKEGAFYVWTGREVEDTVGEHATLCKEHYYIKPSGNCDLSRMSDPHNEFRGKNVLIERNSTAAMASKFGMPVEKYVEILGTCRQKLFDVRSTRPRPHLDDKVIVSWNGLAISSFARASKILQSEPEGTKFYFPVAGCDPKEYMNVAEKAASFIRRHLYDQQKRRLQHSFRNGPAKAPGFLDDYAFLISGLLDIYECGGPIFWLVWAIELQDIQDELFLDIKGGGYYNTPGEDPSVLLRLKEDHDGAEPSGNSVSAINLIRLASMVSGNRSDRYRQNAEHLLAVFEKRLKDMAMAVPLMCCAADLVSVPSRKQVVLVGPKSSREFEDMLATVHSLYDPNTTVIHVDPTDQEDMQFWEENNSNIASMARNSSLGGDSRRVVAAAHVCQNFTCSPAVSDPTSLAALLSRSTKPSSSSSSSSSS, from the exons ATGACCACGGTCTCGTTTCCCATGATCATCAGAAGATTGTTCTTCCATTCCCCTTTTCCTCTTCGCCGCTTTCTCTCGCACCATCACACTTCGCCCAGAAGACACTCACCCTTTGCCCTTTTCGTCTCGCACTGCTGCCCTCTCTCGTCTGTTTCTCCTCGATCCATTCACTCGCTCAAGGTCCTGGCCATGGCCGAACAGTCCCAGAAGCCCACCACTTCACAGACTCACCACGAGCACACCAATCGTCTAGCCGCCGAGCACAGCCCGTACCTTCTTCAGCACGCTCACAACCCG GTCAATTGGTATCCATGGGGTGAAGAGGCCTTCGAGGAAGCTCGAAAGAGAGACGTTCCCATCTTCTTGTCAA TTGGATACAGCACATGCCACTG GTGTCACGTGATGGAGGTGGAATCCTTTGAGAATGAAGAAGTTGCAAAATTACTGAACGATTGGTTTGTTAGTATCAAG GTGGATCGAGAAGAACGGCCAGATGTCGATAAG GTATACATGACTTACGTGCAGGCTTTATATGGTGGTGGAGGTTGGCCTCTGAGTGTCTTCCTTTCACCAGATCTGAAGCCCTTGATGGGTGGAACTTATTTTCCTCCAGATGATAAGTACGGAAGGCCAGGGTTTAAAACTGTGCTTAG GAAGGTGAAGGAGGCTTGGGACAATAAACGAGACGTCCTTGTAAGGAGTGGTGCTTTTGCAATTGAACAACTATCAGAAGCCATGTCAGCCAGTGCAATTTCTAGTAAACTACCAGATGGGATTCCACACGATGCACTAGAACTATGTGCAGAGCAT cttTCTGGAACGTATGATTCCAAGTATGGCGGCTTTGGATCTGCCCCCAAGTTCCCTAGACCAGTTGAGGTTCAGTTAATGCTTTACTGGTCAAAAAAGTTGGAGGAATCTGGGAAATTGGGCAAAGCAAAAGAAACCTTAGAGATGGTGTTGTTTAGCCTGCAGTGCATGGCAAGAGGAGGCATCCATGACCACGTAGGAGGTGGTTTTCATAGATACAGCGTGGATGAGTGCTGGCATG TTCCACATTTTGAGAAAATGTTGTACGACCAGGGGCAGCTTGTGAATGTTTATTTAGATGCCTTTTCAATCACCAAAGATGTTGACTATGCATGTATGTCTCGGGATATACTTGATTATTTGAGGAGAGACATGATTGGACCCAATGGAGAGATCTTTTCGGCAGAAGATGCTGATAGTGCTGAGTCAGAGGGTGCAGCAAGAAAAAAGGAAGGTGCCTTCTACGTATGGACCGGCCGTGAG GTTGAAGACACAGTTGGAGAGCATGCAACTCTTTGCAAGGAGCACTATTACATAAAACCATCAGGGAATTGCGACCTCTCTAGAATGAGTGATCCTCACAATGAATTCAGGGGGAAAAATGTTCTAATAGAGAGAAATAGTACTGCTGCGATGGCATCAAAATTTGGTATGCCTGTTGAAAAGTATGTTGAGATTCTTGGAACGTGTAGGCAGAAACTTTTTGATGTGAGATCAACACGGCCGCGGCCTCATCTGGATGATAAG GTAATTGTGTCATGGAATGGACTCGCGATTTCATCTTTTGCAAGAGCTTCTAAAATCCTGCAGAGCGAACCTGAAGGGACTAAATTTTACTTCCCCGTTGCTGGCTGTGAT CCAAAAGAGTACATGAACGTTGCAGAAAAGGCGGCATCATTTATCCGGAGGCACCTGTACGACCAGCAGAAGCGAAGGCTGCAACACAGCTTTAGGAATGGCCCCGCTAAGGCCCCTGGGTTTCTTGATGATTATGCTTTTCTAATATCTGGACTGCTGGATATCTATGAATGCGGCGGCCCAATATTTTGGCTGGTGTGGGCAATTGAACTGCAAGACATCCAG gATGAATTGTTTCTCGACATAAAGGGAGGGGGGTATTATAATACCCCCGGCGAGGATCCTTCAGTTTTACTCCGATTGAAAGAAGATCATGATGGCGCTGAGCCGTCAGGGAACTCAGTATCAGCGATCAACCTCATCAGACTCGCCTCCATGGTCTCCGGCAATAGGTCTGATCGTTACAGGCAAAATGCCGAACATTTACTG GCTGTTTTCGAGAAGAGATTGAAGGATATGGCTATGGCCGTGCCTTTGATGTGCTGCGCCGCGGACTTGGTTTCAGTCCCTTCCCGTAAGCAAGTCGTCCTGGTTGGGCCGAAATCCTCCAGAGAGTTTGAAGACATGCTTGCTACTGTTCATTCACTCTATGATCCCAACACAACT GTAATTCATGTCGACCCGACGGACCAGGAAGACATGCAATTTTGGGAAGAAAACAACAGCAACATAGCGAGCATGGCAAGGAACAGTAGCCTTGGTGGTGACAGCAGGAGGGTGGTGGCGGCTGCTCATGTCTGCCAGAATTTCACTTGCAGCCCTGCTGTTAGCGACCCGACATCTCTCGCGGCTCTGCTCTCCCGTTCCACCAaaccttcctcctcctcctcctcctcctcctcctcctaa